From the genome of Streptacidiphilus rugosus AM-16, one region includes:
- a CDS encoding polysaccharide deacetylase family protein, producing the protein MGAISRRNVLAGGAAVTAAALGVSGCGGSSGATRPGGGDARAGGHSPSTAPTPTAKPINLIGDGSTSDTGAQPNQPVPERLQPGQRPPQFVVFSWDGAGEDSKELFSHFRGVAKEVKATMSFFLSGIYVLPEGKKDLYLPPGHRPGASDIGYLADNHVKATLQQVGAAWLEGHEIGTHFNGHFCSPSTGVGNWSPAQWRSEIDQAVQFVTQWKTNTGFTDVDPLPFDYRKELIGGRTPCLLGQDRLLPTAAALGWKYDASSPGGNQMWPVKRMGLWDFPLQSIPFPGHSFQVLSMDYNMLANQTGGTPNGDPSRRPYWQQQAYASYMAGFNRAYTTNRAPFFIGNHFESWNGGIYMKAVEQALREIAAKPDVRLVSFRQLVHWLEAQDPAVLTKLRTLNVGQTPTDWKQYTSATPV; encoded by the coding sequence ATGGGAGCGATCTCGCGCAGGAACGTACTCGCTGGGGGAGCCGCCGTCACGGCGGCGGCGTTGGGCGTCTCCGGCTGCGGCGGCTCCAGCGGCGCCACTCGACCCGGCGGCGGCGACGCCCGCGCCGGAGGTCACTCCCCCTCCACCGCACCGACCCCCACGGCGAAGCCGATCAACCTGATCGGCGACGGCTCGACCTCCGACACCGGTGCGCAGCCGAACCAGCCGGTCCCCGAGCGGCTGCAGCCGGGCCAGCGCCCGCCGCAGTTCGTCGTCTTCTCCTGGGACGGCGCGGGCGAGGACAGCAAGGAGCTCTTCTCCCACTTCCGCGGCGTCGCCAAGGAGGTCAAGGCGACGATGAGCTTCTTCCTCTCCGGCATCTACGTGCTGCCCGAGGGCAAGAAGGACCTCTACCTCCCGCCCGGCCACCGTCCCGGCGCCTCCGACATCGGCTACCTCGCGGACAACCACGTCAAGGCGACGCTGCAGCAGGTCGGCGCGGCCTGGCTGGAGGGCCACGAGATCGGCACGCACTTCAACGGCCACTTCTGCAGCCCCAGCACCGGCGTCGGCAACTGGAGCCCGGCCCAGTGGCGCAGCGAGATCGACCAGGCCGTCCAGTTCGTTACCCAGTGGAAGACGAACACCGGCTTCACCGACGTGGACCCGCTGCCGTTCGACTACCGCAAGGAGCTGATCGGCGGACGCACCCCCTGCCTGCTCGGGCAGGACCGGCTGCTGCCCACGGCCGCGGCGCTCGGCTGGAAGTACGACGCCAGCTCGCCCGGTGGCAACCAGATGTGGCCGGTCAAGCGGATGGGCCTGTGGGACTTCCCGCTCCAGTCCATCCCGTTCCCCGGGCACAGCTTCCAGGTGCTGTCGATGGACTACAACATGCTGGCCAACCAGACCGGCGGCACCCCGAACGGCGACCCGTCCCGGCGGCCCTACTGGCAGCAGCAGGCCTACGCGTCCTACATGGCCGGATTCAACCGCGCCTACACCACCAACCGCGCGCCGTTCTTCATCGGGAACCACTTCGAGAGCTGGAACGGCGGCATCTACATGAAGGCCGTCGAGCAGGCGCTGCGCGAGATCGCGGCCAAGCCCGACGTGCGGCTGGTCTCCTTCCGCCAGCTGGTGCACTGGCTGGAGGCGCAGGACCCGGCGGTGCTGACCAAACTGCGTACGCTCAACGTCGGCCAGACGCCCACGGACTGGAAGCAGTACACCTCCGCCACGCCCGTCTGA
- a CDS encoding phosphatidylglycerol lysyltransferase domain-containing protein — MNSRAAAPRVQRLSARAAVWYLRIVACLNLLCAVSLSFRDQVRHHNHGEFYTPYLLTAGFSSAAFAVFMAVMMNRRKRAAWIANLAFSGLLLFGMAVALQDQRGVSSHPFNWVTFGILVLFVAALLLGRGEFRAKGDPANPRLAAGALVGGGLATLLIGVGLLSLTAAGRGASLGDRAEYVLLRAITLGSDGSQFFDAPVPLSIDVTVNVLSVGVLVLVTYALFRAPKGKEYLSPEDETQLRGLLAKHGARDSLGYFALRRDKSVVFSPSGKAAVTYRVVGGVSLASGDPIGDVEAWPGAIEKWLEQAREHAWVPAVTGASEEGGVVYARHGLDALELGDEAIVEVGEFSLEGRSMRGVRQAHNRVRRAGYTVAVRRHGSIGEEEMEAMLVHADQWRDGATERGWSMALGRLGDPDDGQCVMLECRDGEGRLRALLSFVPWGEHGLSLDLMRRDRDSDNGLMEFMVIELIQQARSIGVERVSLNFAVFRAVFERGSKLGAGPFLRAWRSVLVFFSRWWQIESLYRANAKYRPQWEPRYVLFERSRDLPRIALANACVEGFIAQPRLPALLRRKRRGVAAQQERDRVLQSVA, encoded by the coding sequence TTGAACTCCCGAGCCGCCGCACCGCGCGTCCAGCGCCTGAGCGCTCGCGCCGCCGTCTGGTACCTGCGGATCGTGGCCTGCCTGAACCTTCTCTGCGCCGTCTCGCTGAGCTTCCGCGACCAGGTCCGGCACCACAACCACGGCGAGTTCTACACGCCGTACCTGCTCACCGCCGGCTTCAGCTCGGCCGCCTTCGCGGTGTTCATGGCGGTCATGATGAACCGTCGCAAGCGGGCGGCGTGGATCGCCAACCTGGCCTTCTCCGGGCTGCTGCTCTTCGGCATGGCGGTGGCGCTCCAGGACCAGCGCGGCGTGAGCTCGCACCCGTTCAACTGGGTCACCTTCGGCATCCTGGTGCTCTTCGTCGCGGCGCTGCTGCTGGGCCGCGGCGAGTTCCGTGCCAAGGGCGACCCGGCCAACCCGCGGCTCGCTGCCGGCGCGCTGGTCGGCGGGGGCCTGGCGACGCTGCTGATCGGCGTCGGCCTGCTGAGCCTGACCGCCGCGGGACGCGGCGCCTCGCTGGGGGACCGCGCCGAGTACGTGCTGCTGCGCGCGATCACGCTGGGCTCGGACGGCTCGCAGTTCTTCGACGCCCCGGTGCCGCTGTCGATAGACGTCACCGTCAACGTGCTGAGCGTGGGCGTCCTGGTGCTGGTCACCTACGCGCTGTTCCGGGCGCCGAAGGGCAAGGAGTACCTGAGCCCGGAGGACGAGACGCAGCTGCGCGGCCTGCTGGCCAAGCACGGGGCGCGCGACTCGCTGGGCTACTTCGCGCTGCGCCGCGACAAGTCGGTGGTCTTCTCGCCCAGCGGCAAGGCCGCGGTGACCTACCGCGTCGTGGGCGGCGTCTCGCTGGCATCCGGCGACCCGATCGGCGACGTCGAGGCGTGGCCGGGCGCGATCGAGAAGTGGCTGGAGCAGGCCCGCGAGCACGCCTGGGTCCCGGCCGTCACCGGCGCGAGCGAGGAGGGTGGCGTCGTCTACGCCCGCCACGGTCTGGACGCGCTGGAGCTGGGCGACGAGGCGATCGTCGAGGTCGGCGAGTTCTCCCTGGAGGGCCGCTCGATGCGCGGGGTGCGCCAGGCGCACAACCGCGTCCGCCGCGCCGGCTACACCGTGGCGGTGCGCCGCCACGGCTCCATCGGCGAGGAGGAGATGGAGGCGATGCTGGTCCACGCGGACCAGTGGCGCGACGGCGCGACCGAGCGCGGCTGGTCCATGGCGCTGGGCCGGCTGGGCGACCCGGACGACGGCCAGTGCGTGATGCTGGAGTGCCGCGACGGCGAGGGCCGGCTGCGGGCGCTGCTGAGCTTCGTCCCCTGGGGCGAGCACGGCCTCTCGCTGGACCTGATGCGCCGTGACCGGGACTCCGACAACGGCCTGATGGAGTTCATGGTCATCGAGCTGATCCAGCAGGCCCGCAGCATCGGCGTGGAGCGGGTCTCGCTGAACTTCGCGGTCTTCCGTGCGGTGTTCGAGCGCGGCTCCAAGCTGGGCGCGGGACCGTTCCTGCGCGCGTGGCGCTCGGTGCTGGTCTTCTTCTCCCGCTGGTGGCAGATCGAGTCCCTCTACCGCGCGAACGCCAAGTACCGCCCACAGTGGGAGCCACGCTACGTCCTCTTCGAACGCAGCCGCGACCTCCCCCGGATCGCCCTGGCCAACGCCTGCGTCGAGGGCTTCATCGCCCAACCCCGCCTCCCCGCCCTCCTCCGCCGCAAGCGCCGCGGCGTCGCGGCCCAGCAGGAACGCGACCGCGTGCTCCAGAGCGTGGCCTGA